The window TTCACCCGCAAGAATCCATTTTAAAAATGAGGGAAGGAGAAACAGTCATGCCTAATGCCATCAGAATTTATGAAACCGGGGGGCCGGAGGTGCTGCGCTGGGAAGCCGATGATCCCGGCTCACCGTCAGCAGGAGAGGCTTTGGTGCGGCATGAGGCCGTGGGATTGAATTTTATCGATGTCTATCATCGCACCGGCATATATCCGCTGCCCGAGCTTCCGGCGGTTCCGGGAATGGAGGGCGCGGGAATCGTGGAGGCCATCGGCGAAGGTGTGACCGAAATTGCCGTCGGAGATCGCGTGGCCTATGCCGGCCTGCCGCCGGGCGCCTATTCCGAAGTGCGACGCATGCCGGCTGATCGGCTGGTTCAGCTGCCGGATGCCATAACCTGCGAACAGGGTGCGGCCATGATGCTGCAAGGCATGACTGCCCGTTACCTGCTGCGGGGCTGCTATGACGTCAAGGCCAGCACCACCCTGTTAATTCATGCGGCCGCCGGCGGGGTTGGATTAATTGTATGTCAATGGGCCCGTCATCTGGGGGCCACGGTCATCGGCACTGTCGGATCACAGGAAAAGGCCGAACTGGCCGGTGCCCATGGCTGCCAGCATCCGATTCTGTATAATCAGGAGGATTTTGCCGAACGCACCCGCGAGATCACCGCGGGCAAAGGGGTGGATGTGGTTTACGATTCAGTGGGCCAGGCCACCTTCATGAAGTCGCTGGATTGCCTGCGGCCCTTGGGCATGATGGTCAGCTTCGGCCAGGCCTCGGGGCTGGTGCCGCCGTTTGATCCCGGTTTGTTATCGGCTAAAGGGTCGTTATTTTTAACCCGTCCTACCCTGATGGCCTATACGGCCGAGCGTGAGGCCCTATTGGAACATGCACGTGACCTGTTTGACGTTATCGAAAACGGTGCGGTCAAAGTTGAGGTTCGACAGACCTATCCGTTGGCGGAGGCCGACCGGGCCCATCAGGATCTGGAAGCCCGTAAAACCACGGGCTCGACGGTTTTATTGCCTTAAGATATTAAAATATTTGGATTTATTTGAACGCCGGGAAGATTTCTTAATTCAGTTACAGCATGAAAAGATTGGGCAAAAAAAATCCCAGACGCATCAAATAACTAAATCAGATTCAGTGGTCCTGAACCCTTGACAGATAGGCTATTTTTTGAAATAAAAGGCGCTTGCACTTGAAATTTTGCAACCCAAATTGCACTGTATCAGATCTCAAATAATGCATGGAGGATTTTAAAGCATGGCTGAAGAGGCAATCAAGCTTGGTGGAAAGAAAAAAAGCAAGTTCATCGACCAGGTGAAAGAGCTTCTGCCCGAAGGCGGAAATCTCAACCTGTGTTTGACTTGCGGCGCCTGCTCTTCCGGATGCCCGGCCACGGGCATTGAAGACATGGATCCGCGTAAATTTCTGCGGATGGCAGCCCTGGGGATGGACGAAGAAATTTTAAGTTCCGAATGGGCCTGGTGCTGCACATTGTGCATGCGCTGCATCTATGTATGCCCCATGAAAATCGACATCCCGCAACTGGTGTTCAACGTCCGAAAGAGCAGGCCCAGAGAAGATCGGCCCAAAGGCATTCTGGGTTCCTGCGATATGGCATTGCGCAACGACACTTGCAGCGCCATGGGAGCCGGCGAAGAAGATTTTCAATTCGTGGTCGAAGATGTGCTCGAAGAGGTCCAGCAAACCCAGGAAGGCTTTGAAGATCTGAAGGCACCGGTCAACAAAAAAGGGGCCAAATATTTTTTAAACCAGAATTCCCGCGAGCCGGTCACCGAGCCCGATGAAATGGTGCCCCTGTGGAAAATCATGCACATTGCCGGTGCGGATTGGACTTACGGCACCAAGGGCTGGGCTGCTGAAAACTACTGCATGTTTATGGCCGACCTGGAAAACTGGGAAAAAATCGTCAGGACCAAGGCCAAAGCCGTCGATGATCTGGGCTGCAAGTACTGGCTCAATACCGAGTGAGGGCACGAACTGTTCGCAGTCCGGGTCGGACTGCAAAAATTCAACATCGAGCACAAGTTTGAAATCGAAAGCATCATTAGGTTGTACGCCCGCTGGATCCGCGATGGCAGGCTGAAGGTCAACTCCGAATGGAACAAAGAGCGCCAGATCAAATTTACCTGCCAGGACCCCTGCCAGCTGGTTCGCAAAACCCTTGGCGATCCGATAGCCGAAGATATGCGCTATGTGGTCAAGGCCGTGGTGGGCGAGGAAAATTTTGTCGATATGACCCCCAACCGCTCCAATAACTATTGCTGCGGTGGTGGCGGCGGCTTTCTGCAGAGCGGTCTGCCCGATCAGCGCCGGGCCTTTGGCAAACTGAAATTCGATCAGATCATGGCCACCGGCGCAACTTACT of the Desulfobacterales bacterium genome contains:
- a CDS encoding quinone oxidoreductase, coding for MPNAIRIYETGGPEVLRWEADDPGSPSAGEALVRHEAVGLNFIDVYHRTGIYPLPELPAVPGMEGAGIVEAIGEGVTEIAVGDRVAYAGLPPGAYSEVRRMPADRLVQLPDAITCEQGAAMMLQGMTARYLLRGCYDVKASTTLLIHAAAGGVGLIVCQWARHLGATVIGTVGSQEKAELAGAHGCQHPILYNQEDFAERTREITAGKGVDVVYDSVGQATFMKSLDCLRPLGMMVSFGQASGLVPPFDPGLLSAKGSLFLTRPTLMAYTAEREALLEHARDLFDVIENGAVKVEVRQTYPLAEADRAHQDLEARKTTGSTVLLP
- a CDS encoding (Fe-S)-binding protein; amino-acid sequence: MAEEAIKLGGKKKSKFIDQVKELLPEGGNLNLCLTCGACSSGCPATGIEDMDPRKFLRMAALGMDEEILSSEWAWCCTLCMRCIYVCPMKIDIPQLVFNVRKSRPREDRPKGILGSCDMALRNDTCSAMGAGEEDFQFVVEDVLEEVQQTQEGFEDLKAPVNKKGAKYFLNQNSREPVTEPDEMVPLWKIMHIAGADWTYGTKGWAAENYCMFMADLENWEKIVRTKAKAVDDLGCKYWLNTEUGHELFAVRVGLQKFNIEHKFEIESIIRLYARWIRDGRLKVNSEWNKERQIKFTCQDPCQLVRKTLGDPIAEDMRYVVKAVVGEENFVDMTPNRSNNYCCGGGGGFLQSGLPDQRRAFGKLKFDQIMATGATYCITPCHNCHAQIHDISEHFEGGYHSVHLWTLICLSMGILGENEREYLGPDLADVDVLPSKELEE